The following are encoded together in the Asticcacaulis sp. genome:
- a CDS encoding translocation/assembly module TamB domain-containing protein, producing MARKPRQPKPPVEPQETREALPQPAPHNDDLHLKDRVETATEEVVETVKARTGFDLKRVNWWQVSRHIALFFVGLAVLLIAALAALNTPPGRRLLVEFATGIKLNSGLQIEIGEIDGSLYGEMTLHDVKVKDLKGVFIQSPVIHLDWRPFGYLNKHVDIRDFSTSKIEVLRQPVLNPSETPKDNGPLLPDLNIDVNRLKVDALVLDAPVLGEAHTIALNGQAHLRHKRLKIDAAAISEKGDHAQVLIDAMPDKNQLDISADLDAPGDGVAAKLLGFDKAFTASVGGKGTWKQWNGRAVADFGPDNLLNLNVTAQSGTFHVTGATHPDLILAGDTAVLFKPAVMIDLTSKMKDRVFDSVLALTTDALRIDSKGTVDLGHNHFRKLELHARLLKPDVLGKDFTASDLRADLIVDGDFNKPRIDYDLAAKRFDLAGIRLDGFTAKGKSRITDDGVIVPINAQLTSLTGIANQVDPLLTHLKLDGEARLADGKLTSNTIRVSSDRVKATGTLTGNLKDNLFLAKVKADLNNYAIEGVGTVNVSTVADVKLNKGHVSVAGTANAQTTKLEDGLKGFLGGNAKVSGAYAYSEQGVVSLRNLSGKAPNFTLISASGSLAPNGAISLNAKASSTQYGPLDAVASGTLDHPNAVIHAANPGLGVQMVDVTAKLSSTPQGFTLLADGGSAYGPFNADALITTEGKPLRIDIHKATFAGVDAAGLLTQSDAGPFTGALAISGSGLKGTAMLSAQAGDQAVAVTATGSAVTIPGDVKIYVGRTLLTANIVLHDQMSLNADVQMADMRYQDFVLATSRAKIRMTGEHGTLQAVATGKKDVPFNLAVNGTIAPDTYTLAAQGSANDIPFRLNHPAVIRKSAADWVLQPVKVVMAQGDIDLSGRFGENLKAQARLNNLDLSLANMVQKDLGLTGTADGAIDFSQAGNGFPAARANLKISHFSRASAAVVSTPVDIALDAQLNPDRSPANNYVHAIIRQGGSVVGRAQLALSPANGGDWIADINSGGVSGGVRYNGPAGMPFSLAGLPRQQLSGAVALAADISGQLNAPRLNGVVKATSLTYDNESIGTRITNIALDGRFTSDRLELTSFTGRAGDGTVTGNGWVSLAAAQKFPMLIHMEMNNARLARSDAINSTVSGTIDVTNSEADGGLIKGDLRLPLLRYVIVKQAAAEVAVLDGVRRKGEDTITQSAIALPAFWRLDIRARADNQIFVSGMGLESEWSARLRVTGTTKDPRIVGDMKVVRGNYTFAGRSFDIDTGTITFDGGPVTDPEINLTASADVEDVTGIIKVTGSAQRPNIAFSSTPALPQDEILSRMLFGESVANISPTEALQLASAVNGLNGGTDYLNPLGALRSATGIDRLRVVGADTSTGRGTSVAAGKYLTNNVYVEIVTDAKGFTATQLEVALSRSLSILSTTGNAGTGASVRYSKDY from the coding sequence ATGGCGCGCAAACCGAGACAGCCAAAGCCACCTGTAGAGCCCCAGGAAACGCGCGAGGCCCTGCCGCAGCCCGCACCCCATAATGACGATCTCCATCTGAAGGACCGCGTCGAAACCGCCACCGAAGAGGTGGTCGAGACCGTCAAGGCCCGCACGGGTTTTGACCTGAAGCGCGTCAACTGGTGGCAGGTGTCGCGCCATATCGCGCTTTTCTTTGTCGGCCTGGCCGTCCTGCTCATCGCGGCGCTGGCCGCGCTCAATACCCCGCCGGGCCGCCGTCTGCTGGTCGAATTCGCCACCGGCATCAAACTCAATTCGGGCCTGCAGATTGAAATCGGCGAGATCGACGGCTCGCTCTATGGCGAAATGACCCTGCATGATGTCAAGGTTAAGGATCTGAAAGGCGTCTTTATCCAGAGCCCGGTCATTCACCTCGACTGGCGGCCTTTTGGTTATCTCAACAAACACGTCGATATCCGTGATTTCTCGACGTCGAAGATCGAAGTGCTGCGCCAGCCTGTGCTCAATCCCAGCGAAACGCCAAAGGACAACGGCCCGCTGCTGCCGGACCTCAATATCGATGTCAACCGCCTGAAGGTCGATGCCCTGGTGCTCGATGCGCCGGTGCTGGGGGAGGCCCATACGATCGCGCTAAACGGCCAGGCGCACTTGCGCCACAAGCGCCTGAAGATTGATGCTGCCGCCATCAGCGAAAAGGGCGATCATGCCCAGGTGCTGATCGATGCCATGCCCGATAAGAACCAGCTCGATATCAGCGCCGACCTGGACGCCCCCGGCGATGGCGTGGCGGCAAAGCTATTAGGTTTCGACAAGGCATTCACCGCCAGTGTTGGCGGCAAAGGCACCTGGAAGCAGTGGAATGGTCGCGCCGTCGCCGATTTCGGCCCGGACAACCTGCTCAATCTCAATGTCACCGCCCAGAGTGGTACTTTCCACGTCACCGGCGCCACCCATCCAGACCTGATCCTGGCCGGTGATACGGCGGTTCTCTTTAAACCGGCGGTGATGATCGACCTGACCTCGAAGATGAAGGACCGCGTGTTTGATAGTGTGCTGGCCCTTACTACCGACGCCCTGCGTATCGACTCCAAGGGAACAGTCGATCTCGGCCATAACCATTTCCGCAAGCTCGAACTGCACGCCCGCCTGCTCAAACCCGATGTGCTCGGCAAGGACTTCACCGCTTCCGACCTGCGCGCCGATCTGATCGTCGATGGTGATTTCAATAAACCCCGCATCGACTATGACCTCGCCGCCAAACGCTTTGACCTGGCGGGTATAAGGCTCGACGGCTTTACCGCAAAAGGCAAAAGCCGGATCACAGATGACGGCGTGATCGTGCCCATCAATGCGCAACTGACCTCACTGACAGGCATTGCTAATCAGGTCGATCCTTTGCTGACGCACCTGAAACTCGATGGCGAGGCACGCCTGGCTGATGGCAAGCTGACCAGCAACACGATCCGCGTCAGTTCCGACCGCGTCAAGGCGACCGGCACCCTCACCGGCAATCTGAAAGACAATCTGTTTCTGGCCAAGGTGAAAGCCGACCTGAACAACTATGCGATCGAAGGCGTGGGCACAGTCAATGTATCCACCGTCGCCGATGTCAAACTGAACAAGGGCCATGTCAGCGTGGCCGGCACCGCCAACGCCCAGACGACAAAGTTGGAAGACGGCCTGAAAGGATTCCTCGGCGGCAATGCCAAAGTGAGCGGCGCCTATGCCTACAGCGAACAGGGCGTGGTGAGCCTGCGCAATCTCAGCGGCAAGGCGCCCAATTTCACCCTGATCTCGGCTTCCGGCTCGCTGGCCCCGAACGGCGCCATCTCGCTGAACGCCAAGGCCAGTTCAACCCAATATGGCCCGCTCGATGCCGTGGCATCCGGCACGCTCGACCACCCCAATGCGGTCATCCATGCCGCCAATCCCGGTCTCGGCGTCCAGATGGTCGATGTCACCGCAAAACTCTCCAGCACGCCGCAGGGCTTTACCTTATTGGCCGATGGCGGCAGCGCCTATGGCCCGTTCAACGCCGATGCCCTGATCACCACCGAGGGCAAGCCTCTGCGCATCGATATCCACAAGGCGACCTTCGCGGGTGTGGATGCCGCAGGCCTGCTGACCCAAAGCGACGCCGGTCCTTTCACCGGCGCTCTGGCTATCAGCGGTTCCGGTCTCAAGGGCACGGCCATGCTCTCGGCACAAGCTGGCGATCAGGCCGTGGCGGTTACTGCCACCGGCAGCGCCGTCACTATCCCCGGTGATGTGAAAATCTATGTCGGTCGTACCCTCCTCACCGCCAATATCGTGCTGCATGACCAGATGTCGCTCAATGCCGATGTCCAGATGGCCGACATGCGCTATCAGGATTTCGTACTGGCCACCAGCCGCGCCAAAATCCGGATGACCGGCGAGCACGGCACCCTCCAGGCCGTCGCCACCGGCAAAAAGGATGTGCCGTTCAATCTCGCCGTTAATGGCACCATCGCGCCGGATACCTACACCTTAGCGGCGCAAGGCTCCGCTAATGACATTCCCTTCAGGCTCAATCATCCGGCGGTCATCCGCAAGAGCGCCGCTGACTGGGTGCTCCAGCCGGTCAAGGTGGTCATGGCGCAAGGTGATATCGATCTCTCCGGCCGCTTTGGCGAAAACCTGAAGGCCCAGGCGCGCCTGAACAATCTCGATCTCAGCCTGGCCAATATGGTGCAAAAGGATCTGGGCCTCACCGGCACCGCCGACGGCGCCATCGATTTTTCCCAGGCCGGCAACGGCTTCCCGGCCGCCCGCGCCAACCTCAAGATCAGCCACTTCTCACGCGCCAGCGCCGCCGTCGTCTCCACGCCGGTCGATATCGCGCTCGATGCCCAGCTTAATCCCGACCGCAGCCCGGCCAATAACTATGTCCACGCCATTATCCGGCAAGGTGGATCGGTGGTCGGCCGCGCGCAACTGGCGCTTTCGCCCGCCAATGGCGGCGACTGGATTGCCGATATCAACAGCGGCGGGGTCAGTGGCGGCGTACGTTATAATGGCCCCGCCGGTATGCCCTTCTCGCTCGCCGGCCTGCCGCGCCAGCAGCTCTCCGGTGCCGTGGCCCTGGCGGCCGATATTTCCGGCCAGCTCAATGCGCCGCGACTCAACGGTGTGGTCAAGGCCACCAGCCTGACCTATGACAATGAAAGCATCGGCACACGCATCACCAATATCGCGCTGGATGGCCGCTTTACCAGTGACCGCCTGGAACTGACGAGCTTCACCGGTCGCGCCGGAGACGGCACGGTAACCGGGAATGGCTGGGTCAGCCTGGCCGCCGCGCAGAAATTCCCCATGCTGATCCATATGGAAATGAACAATGCCCGCCTGGCGCGCAGCGATGCCATCAACTCCACCGTTTCCGGCACGATCGACGTCACCAACAGCGAGGCCGATGGCGGGCTGATCAAGGGCGATCTGCGCCTGCCCCTGCTCAGATATGTCATCGTCAAGCAGGCCGCCGCCGAGGTGGCCGTGCTCGATGGCGTGCGGCGCAAGGGCGAGGACACCATCACCCAATCGGCCATCGCCCTGCCGGCCTTCTGGCGGCTCGATATCCGCGCCCGTGCCGATAACCAGATCTTTGTCTCCGGCATGGGTCTTGAATCGGAATGGTCGGCCCGCCTGCGCGTCACCGGCACCACGAAAGACCCGCGCATCGTCGGCGACATGAAGGTGGTGCGCGGCAACTATACCTTCGCCGGCCGCTCCTTCGATATCGATACCGGCACCATCACCTTCGACGGCGGCCCGGTGACCGATCCCGAAATCAACCTGACCGCCAGCGCCGATGTCGAGGATGTCACCGGCATCATCAAGGTCACCGGCTCGGCCCAGCGCCCCAATATCGCCTTCTCCTCCACCCCGGCCCTGCCGCAGGATGAAATCCTGTCGCGGATGCTGTTCGGCGAAAGCGTCGCCAATATTTCCCCCACCGAAGCCCTGCAACTGGCCTCGGCGGTCAATGGACTCAACGGCGGCACCGACTATCTCAATCCGCTCGGCGCCCTGCGTTCGGCCACCGGCATAGACCGCCTGCGCGTGGTCGGCGCCGATACATCCACGGGCCGCGGCACCTCGGTGGCGGCGGGTAAATACCTGACCAACAATGTCTATGTTGAGATTGTCACCGACGCCAAGGGCTTCACCGCTACCCAGCTTGAGGTCGCCCTGTCGCGTTCCTTAAGCATCCTCTCCACCACCGGCAATGCCGGCACAGGCGCGAGCGTGCGCTATTCAAAAGACTACTAA
- a CDS encoding alpha/beta hydrolase: MTGYSDVFYDSHDLRVKLYARDYKRSGGGDGMPVICMHGLSRNSADFEVIAPRLAERYRVITVDQRGRGRSGWDAEPANYTPALYVQDMFKLMGDMGIARAALIGTSMGGIMAMIMGMIAPQAVIGMVINDVGPEIDVAGLERIKSYVGKSPPIRSWADAAARAKQTNDVAFPDYTDDDWLAFARRTYHEREGIPVSAYDPGISGAFDPDGPVVAPPDMWGIWEALKEIPVLGVRGALSDLLSEATFGRMLETHPGMRAVTVANRGHAPMLDEPEALTAIEAFLADLEAAET; the protein is encoded by the coding sequence GTGACCGGCTATTCTGATGTGTTTTACGACAGCCATGACCTGCGTGTGAAACTTTATGCCCGCGACTATAAGCGTTCTGGGGGCGGCGACGGAATGCCGGTCATCTGTATGCACGGCCTGAGCCGTAATTCAGCCGATTTCGAGGTGATTGCGCCGCGTCTGGCCGAACGTTATCGGGTGATCACGGTCGATCAGCGCGGGCGCGGCCGGTCGGGCTGGGACGCGGAACCGGCCAACTATACGCCGGCGCTCTATGTGCAGGATATGTTCAAGCTGATGGGGGATATGGGCATTGCCCGCGCCGCCCTGATCGGCACCTCCATGGGCGGCATCATGGCGATGATCATGGGCATGATCGCCCCGCAGGCCGTGATCGGCATGGTGATCAACGATGTCGGGCCGGAAATCGACGTGGCCGGGCTGGAGCGCATCAAGTCCTATGTCGGCAAGTCGCCGCCGATCCGTTCATGGGCTGATGCGGCGGCGCGGGCGAAACAGACCAATGACGTCGCTTTCCCGGACTATACGGATGATGACTGGCTGGCCTTCGCGCGCCGGACCTATCACGAACGGGAGGGTATTCCGGTATCCGCCTACGATCCGGGTATTTCCGGCGCCTTCGATCCGGATGGGCCTGTGGTGGCGCCGCCGGATATGTGGGGCATCTGGGAGGCGCTGAAGGAAATACCGGTGCTGGGCGTGCGCGGGGCCTTGTCTGACCTGTTGTCGGAAGCGACCTTTGGCCGGATGCTGGAGACACATCCCGGTATGCGCGCGGTGACGGTGGCCAATCGCGGCCATGCGCCGATGCTGGATGAACCGGAAGCCCTGACGGCGATTGAGGCGTTTCTGGCGGATTTGGAAGCAGCAGAGACGTAA
- a CDS encoding DUF3443 domain-containing protein, with protein sequence MKPHILFVGFLLLLAACGGGGGGGGFSSSSSSSSSSSSSSSVTLANFTTISVDPGPTGVAGNVNIGFVTVKICAPGTATCQTIDHIIMDTGSVGLRIENEALSTAMRAALPHTMTGGKGVGECYQYVDGYVFGSVRTADFTIGGESVSNLPMLVIGDSGDYATVPTDCSSGGGTSHDTIADFGANGIIGIGMGVSDCGSYCASTTNNGYYYTCVSATCTGTILATSSQVPNPVARMAVNNNGTVIDLPAVAHPGVVGLTGKLYFGIGTQTNNQLGSQTILTANNYGLITATYKGVSLTQSFIDSGTNFYGFSDSAITGCTGNLAGFYCPTSSLDLTATLAGSNGASKVVNFTIDNTDQLVQGPNYVLPGLGGDPNGFDNLQPYSNSFDFGLPFFYGRKVYTAIAGRNAGGTLGPYVAF encoded by the coding sequence ATGAAGCCGCATATCCTCTTCGTCGGGTTTCTGCTCCTGCTCGCCGCCTGCGGTGGCGGAGGGGGCGGCGGCGGGTTCAGCAGTTCCAGCAGTTCGTCGTCGTCGTCCTCGTCTTCAAGTAGCGTAACCCTTGCCAACTTCACCACCATCTCGGTTGATCCGGGCCCGACCGGCGTGGCCGGCAATGTCAATATCGGCTTCGTGACGGTGAAGATCTGCGCGCCGGGCACCGCTACCTGCCAGACCATCGACCACATCATCATGGATACCGGCTCGGTCGGCCTGCGCATTGAAAACGAAGCCCTGAGCACGGCCATGCGCGCCGCCCTGCCGCACACCATGACCGGCGGCAAGGGTGTCGGCGAATGCTACCAGTATGTTGACGGTTACGTCTTCGGTTCGGTACGCACGGCGGATTTCACCATCGGCGGTGAATCCGTGAGCAATCTGCCCATGTTGGTGATCGGCGACAGCGGCGATTACGCCACTGTGCCGACGGACTGTTCGTCCGGCGGCGGCACCAGCCACGACACTATTGCCGATTTCGGCGCCAACGGCATTATCGGCATCGGCATGGGTGTGAGCGATTGCGGCAGCTACTGCGCCAGTACGACGAACAACGGCTATTACTACACCTGCGTTTCGGCCACCTGCACGGGCACGATACTGGCCACCTCGTCTCAGGTGCCGAATCCGGTGGCGCGGATGGCGGTCAATAACAACGGCACGGTGATCGACCTGCCGGCCGTGGCCCATCCGGGCGTGGTCGGCCTGACAGGCAAACTTTATTTTGGTATCGGCACCCAGACCAATAACCAGCTTGGCAGCCAGACCATACTGACAGCCAACAATTACGGTCTGATCACGGCGACCTACAAGGGCGTCAGCCTGACCCAGAGCTTTATCGACAGCGGCACCAATTTCTACGGTTTCAGCGACAGCGCCATTACCGGTTGTACCGGCAACCTGGCGGGCTTCTACTGCCCGACCTCCTCGCTTGATCTGACTGCCACCCTGGCGGGCAGTAACGGCGCCAGCAAGGTGGTCAATTTCACCATCGACAATACCGATCAACTGGTCCAGGGGCCGAACTATGTGCTACCGGGCCTGGGCGGCGATCCGAACGGGTTTGACAATCTCCAGCCCTACAGCAACAGCTTCGATTTCGGCCTGCCGTTCTTTTACGGGCGCAAGGTTTATACGGCCATTGCCGGTCGCAATGCCGGCGGCACGCTGGGGCCCTATGTCGCTTTTTAA
- a CDS encoding DUF2844 domain-containing protein: MCLVLAGLTSPAQATLGGKAASIDTDRARLNARIASRLDHTTYSVHEMTLDSGTTAREFIRPDGTVFAVSWQGPQRPNLRQLFGDSYFSRFQADNKPNPRIRMRRALASTHGDFVVRTGGHSGAFWGFAYLPQTAPGDFPVQALQGGAQ, from the coding sequence ATGTGTCTGGTCCTTGCGGGCCTGACCTCACCGGCACAGGCCACGCTGGGCGGCAAGGCGGCCAGCATCGATACGGATCGCGCGCGGCTCAATGCCCGCATCGCCTCGCGGCTCGATCACACGACCTACAGCGTGCATGAAATGACCCTGGACAGCGGCACGACGGCGCGTGAATTCATCCGGCCGGACGGTACGGTTTTCGCGGTAAGCTGGCAGGGACCACAGCGGCCGAACCTCAGACAGCTTTTCGGCGACAGTTATTTCAGCCGCTTCCAGGCGGATAACAAACCCAATCCGCGCATCCGTATGCGTCGGGCCCTGGCCTCGACGCACGGCGATTTCGTGGTGCGCACCGGCGGCCACAGCGGGGCCTTCTGGGGCTTCGCCTATCTGCCGCAGACCGCGCCCGGCGATTTCCCGGTCCAGGCCCTGCAGGGAGGCGCCCAATGA
- the hutC gene encoding histidine utilization repressor — protein sequence MKPLHQKIRDDIEQQIRSGALKPGDRIPFEHELMTQYGVSRMTVNKALTPLDEAGLIERRKRAGSFVRLPRLDSTVLDIPDIQHEITARGEAYRFELLSYTLHKANTDEERELAGDGKVLVLTGLHFASAKPLAYERRLINLEAVPQAEVVDFTRQSPGHWLLGVVPWTHVENQISAQAAEGQTAAHLRLDEGAACLVVERKTWRGTERITTVRQVFDGGAYRLVARFDQG from the coding sequence ATGAAACCGCTCCATCAGAAGATTCGTGACGATATCGAACAGCAGATCCGTTCCGGCGCGCTGAAGCCCGGTGACCGCATTCCGTTCGAGCATGAGCTGATGACGCAGTACGGCGTCTCGCGCATGACGGTCAACAAGGCCCTGACGCCCCTGGACGAGGCCGGTCTGATCGAACGCCGCAAGCGCGCCGGCTCGTTTGTGCGCCTGCCGCGGCTGGATTCGACGGTGCTCGATATTCCCGATATCCAGCATGAAATCACGGCGCGTGGGGAAGCCTACCGGTTCGAGCTGCTGTCCTATACTCTTCATAAGGCCAATACCGACGAGGAAAGGGAACTGGCCGGGGACGGCAAGGTGCTGGTGCTGACCGGCCTGCATTTCGCCTCGGCCAAGCCGCTGGCCTATGAGCGTCGGCTGATCAATCTCGAAGCAGTGCCGCAGGCCGAAGTCGTTGATTTTACTCGCCAGTCACCCGGTCATTGGCTGCTTGGCGTCGTGCCCTGGACACATGTTGAAAATCAGATCAGTGCTCAAGCTGCAGAGGGGCAGACCGCCGCCCATCTGCGGCTGGACGAAGGCGCGGCCTGTCTGGTGGTCGAGCGCAAGACCTGGCGGGGAACGGAACGCATCACCACGGTCCGGCAGGTGTTCGATGGCGGCGCCTACCGGCTGGTCGCCCGTTTCGATCAGGGGTGA
- a CDS encoding formimidoylglutamate deiminase, with translation MSSLWFEKALLKSGWQSGVLLAISDGRIANIETDVSPQGERHAIGIPGMPNLHSHAFQRVIAGLSERRTSEQDSFWSWREQMYKYQVQIGPEELQTIASLAYMEMLEVGFTCVGEFHYLHHAQDGQPFDDPAEMAARIAAAASETGIGLTLLPVFYAHSGFGGQAPNAGQARFIHDLDGFQKLLDSSRRHVVTLDDAIVGIAPHSLRAVTEAELTALIPMAEGAPIHIHIAEQMREVEDCQVLTGQRPVEWLFDHAPVDTQWCLVHATHMTSEETTQLAKSGAIAGLCPITEANLGDGLFPARDYLKQGGRFGIGSDSNVLISAAEELRLLEYGQRLIHRERNVLDNLYVRALDGGQALGVESGISAGQPADLISLDCDLDSFVFASARSPIDCVWRYGRKQVAGGRHIKRDALLADYRRLMQKLSA, from the coding sequence ATGTCGTCACTTTGGTTTGAAAAAGCGCTGCTTAAGTCCGGCTGGCAATCGGGCGTATTGCTGGCCATCAGCGATGGCCGGATTGCAAACATCGAAACCGATGTGTCGCCGCAAGGGGAGCGCCACGCCATCGGCATTCCGGGCATGCCCAATCTGCACAGCCACGCCTTCCAGCGCGTCATCGCTGGCCTGAGTGAGCGACGGACATCCGAGCAAGACAGCTTCTGGTCGTGGCGAGAGCAGATGTACAAATATCAGGTCCAGATTGGCCCGGAAGAACTACAAACCATCGCCTCACTGGCCTACATGGAAATGCTGGAGGTCGGTTTTACCTGCGTCGGTGAGTTCCACTATCTGCATCATGCGCAAGATGGCCAGCCTTTCGACGATCCGGCCGAGATGGCCGCGCGCATTGCCGCCGCCGCCTCGGAAACAGGCATCGGCCTGACGCTTTTGCCAGTCTTTTACGCGCACAGCGGCTTTGGCGGACAGGCGCCCAATGCCGGTCAGGCGCGTTTTATCCATGATCTCGATGGCTTCCAGAAGCTGCTCGACTCCAGCCGCCGTCATGTCGTCACGCTGGATGACGCCATCGTCGGCATCGCGCCGCATAGTTTGCGCGCTGTCACCGAAGCGGAACTGACCGCCCTGATCCCGATGGCCGAGGGCGCACCGATCCATATCCATATCGCGGAGCAGATGCGCGAGGTCGAGGATTGCCAGGTCTTGACCGGCCAGCGTCCGGTCGAATGGCTGTTCGATCACGCGCCGGTCGATACGCAATGGTGCCTCGTCCATGCCACTCATATGACTTCGGAAGAGACGACGCAGCTGGCAAAATCGGGTGCTATCGCCGGTTTGTGTCCAATCACCGAAGCCAATCTGGGGGATGGGCTTTTTCCGGCGCGTGACTATCTGAAACAGGGCGGCCGCTTTGGTATCGGCTCGGATTCCAATGTCCTGATCAGCGCCGCCGAGGAACTGCGCCTGCTCGAATACGGCCAGCGCCTGATCCACCGCGAACGAAATGTATTGGATAACCTCTATGTTCGTGCGCTCGATGGCGGGCAGGCGCTGGGCGTTGAGAGCGGTATTTCTGCAGGACAACCGGCCGACCTGATCAGCCTCGATTGCGACCTTGACAGCTTCGTCTTCGCCTCGGCGCGATCGCCGATCGACTGCGTCTGGCGTTATGGCCGCAAACAGGTTGCAGGTGGGCGGCATATCAAACGCGACGCCCTGCTTGCCGACTACCGCCGGCTGATGCAAAAGCTGTCGGCATGA
- a CDS encoding urocanate hydratase: MTRLDNSRIIKPATGTTLSAKSWLTEAPLRMLMNNLHPDVAERPEELVVYGGIGRAARDWESYDRIVETLKRLENDQTLLIQSGKPVGVFQTHENAPRVLLANSNLVPHWANWEHFHELDRKGLMMYGQMTAGSWIYIGTQGIVQGTYETFVEMGRQHYNGNLKGKWLLTAGLGGMGGAQPLAAVMAGASCLAIECQASRIDMRLRTRYLDYRADTIDEALEMIKNAQKPISVGLLGNAADILPELYRRGVRPDLLTDQTSAHDPVNGYLPSGWTVEQWLNRRERDPQGVAKAAKASMAQHVQAMLDFQTAGVPTVDYGNNIRQVAFDEGVKNAFDFPGFVPAYIRPLFCRGIGPFRWVALSGDPEDIYKTDAKVKELLPDNKHLHNWLDMARERIAFQGLPARICWVGLGDRHRLGLAFNEMVRNGELKAPVVIGRDHLDSGSVASPNRETEAMKDGSDAVSDWPLLNALLNTASGATWVSLHHGGGVGMGYSQHSGMVIVCDGSEDADKRLARVLWNDPATGVMRHADAGYEIAIDCAHEKGLDLPSL, from the coding sequence ATGACCCGTCTCGATAATTCGCGCATTATCAAACCCGCCACTGGCACGACGCTCTCCGCCAAATCCTGGCTGACCGAAGCCCCCTTGCGCATGTTGATGAACAACCTGCATCCCGATGTTGCCGAGCGCCCTGAAGAGCTGGTCGTCTATGGCGGCATCGGCCGGGCGGCGCGCGACTGGGAAAGCTATGACCGCATTGTCGAGACCCTGAAGCGATTAGAGAACGACCAGACCCTGCTGATCCAGTCGGGCAAACCGGTCGGCGTCTTCCAGACCCACGAAAATGCCCCGCGCGTCCTGCTGGCCAATTCCAACCTGGTGCCGCACTGGGCCAACTGGGAGCACTTCCACGAACTCGACCGCAAGGGCCTGATGATGTACGGCCAGATGACCGCCGGCTCGTGGATCTATATAGGCACACAGGGCATCGTACAGGGCACCTATGAGACCTTCGTCGAGATGGGCCGCCAGCACTATAACGGTAACCTGAAGGGCAAGTGGCTGCTGACCGCCGGCCTCGGCGGCATGGGCGGCGCGCAACCGCTGGCGGCGGTCATGGCCGGCGCCTCGTGCCTGGCCATCGAATGCCAGGCCTCTCGCATCGATATGCGCCTGCGCACCCGCTATCTCGATTACCGCGCCGACACGATCGATGAAGCGCTGGAGATGATCAAAAACGCGCAAAAGCCGATCTCGGTCGGTCTGCTCGGTAACGCCGCCGATATACTTCCTGAGCTTTACCGCCGCGGCGTCCGGCCAGACCTGCTGACCGACCAGACCTCAGCCCACGATCCGGTCAATGGTTATCTGCCCTCCGGCTGGACCGTGGAACAGTGGCTCAATAGACGCGAACGCGACCCGCAAGGCGTGGCGAAAGCGGCCAAGGCCTCGATGGCGCAGCACGTCCAGGCCATGCTCGATTTCCAGACAGCCGGCGTGCCGACCGTCGATTACGGCAACAATATCCGCCAAGTCGCTTTCGATGAGGGCGTGAAAAATGCCTTCGATTTCCCCGGCTTTGTGCCCGCCTATATCCGCCCGCTGTTTTGCCGCGGCATCGGTCCGTTCCGCTGGGTGGCGCTTTCCGGCGATCCGGAGGATATCTACAAGACCGACGCCAAGGTGAAGGAACTGCTGCCGGATAACAAACACCTGCATAACTGGCTCGACATGGCGCGCGAACGCATTGCTTTCCAGGGACTGCCAGCGCGGATCTGCTGGGTCGGTCTGGGCGATCGTCATCGCCTCGGTCTGGCTTTCAACGAAATGGTGCGTAACGGCGAGCTGAAGGCGCCAGTCGTTATCGGCCGTGACCACCTCGACTCAGGCTCCGTTGCCTCGCCCAACCGCGAGACCGAGGCCATGAAGGATGGCTCAGACGCCGTTTCCGACTGGCCCCTGCTCAATGCCTTGCTGAACACCGCTTCCGGAGCGACCTGGGTTTCGCTCCATCACGGCGGCGGGGTCGGCATGGGTTATTCGCAGCATTCCGGCATGGTCATTGTCTGCGATGGCAGCGAAGACGCCGACAAGCGACTGGCGCGGGTGCTGTGGAACGATCCGGCCACCGGCGTGATGCGTCATGCCGACGCCGGTTACGAAATCGCTATTGATTGCGCACACGAAAAGGGCTTAGACCTCCCCAGCCTTTAA